The following are encoded together in the Phenylobacterium sp. NIBR 498073 genome:
- a CDS encoding PEPxxWA-CTERM sorting domain-containing protein, translated as MKLKSVLCGAALLCGLAMSSAAGAATTITFDAGSDQCVSNGSRCMMLQTFGDTDAMDVSYQNIKPDGTVVGAAQQFYANFGDLGKVLTAGSYLDGTLGQVTLKARNGYKISLLDFDFVGYVNFAPTLPLKVMDLAGNELVAGSYSTGTGSTHKSLAVNSAFLDGVVIRWGPDASVGGIDNIRYEVQSSVPEPATWAMMILGFGGVGALLRHRRRNPLAAVA; from the coding sequence GTGAAGCTTAAGTCCGTGCTCTGCGGAGCCGCCCTGTTGTGCGGCCTCGCGATGTCGAGCGCCGCTGGCGCGGCGACCACGATCACCTTCGACGCCGGCAGCGATCAATGCGTATCGAACGGCTCGCGTTGCATGATGCTGCAAACCTTCGGCGATACCGATGCGATGGATGTCAGCTATCAGAACATCAAGCCTGACGGGACGGTCGTGGGCGCCGCCCAACAATTCTACGCCAACTTCGGCGATCTGGGGAAAGTCCTGACTGCCGGCAGCTACCTCGACGGAACCCTTGGCCAAGTCACGCTGAAGGCGCGCAATGGCTACAAGATCTCGCTGCTTGATTTCGATTTCGTCGGTTATGTCAATTTCGCGCCGACCCTGCCGCTGAAGGTTATGGATCTTGCGGGCAACGAACTTGTTGCTGGCAGCTATAGCACTGGCACCGGATCCACGCACAAGAGCCTGGCGGTCAATAGTGCATTTCTCGACGGCGTCGTGATCCGCTGGGGCCCTGACGCCAGCGTCGGCGGCATCGACAACATTCGCTACGAAGTGCAATCGTCCGTGCCTGAGCCGGCCACCTGGGCGATGATGATCCTGGGCTTCGGCGGCGTTGGCGCCCTTCTGCGCCATCGGCGGAGAAACCCGCTCGCGGCTGTGGCCTGA
- a CDS encoding PIN domain-containing protein, whose product MTEAELADAIAQRQFGAVTLDTSVFDRFGCNLQTPALRALGPVGAQHDVHLVFSEVTVHEVQAHRRRAAEEHALKLKAALNQYRRAWRRTEPLSQLAAAIDLDADASQLAAGEWDTFTAEIGAHVLSADGHASFSELVRRYFSAEAPFAQKEGKKNEFPDAIALLTLESWAESTNVLLLTVSGDADWKAYAETSPRLVWTSDLDGALDLFNQAGHRVAERAVELLAAGDAPELSHEIELEIQAWLDDADFEVEASSDFYYDVQPESAVLQTWEIVLPPKVLAVQGEDVTFSLELDCLIEFRAEFDLSVRDSFDRDYVRLNTQAAEKQARHRLTLAITINRSFDAGLEVIAVEANRRRLRVDFGNVELQWSYEE is encoded by the coding sequence ATGACAGAGGCCGAACTGGCCGACGCAATCGCCCAGCGCCAGTTCGGAGCTGTCACCCTCGACACCAGCGTCTTCGACCGGTTTGGATGCAACCTGCAAACTCCGGCCCTTCGGGCGCTCGGCCCCGTGGGGGCTCAGCATGACGTTCACTTGGTTTTCAGCGAAGTGACCGTGCACGAGGTCCAGGCCCATCGGCGCCGGGCCGCGGAGGAACACGCGCTCAAGCTCAAGGCGGCACTTAATCAATACCGCAGAGCCTGGCGCCGGACTGAGCCCCTCTCCCAGCTTGCCGCTGCAATCGATCTCGACGCCGATGCCAGCCAGCTGGCCGCCGGAGAATGGGACACGTTCACCGCCGAAATCGGAGCCCATGTCCTGTCCGCCGACGGCCACGCGTCTTTCAGCGAGCTCGTCCGTCGATATTTCTCAGCCGAGGCTCCGTTCGCACAGAAAGAGGGGAAGAAAAATGAGTTCCCTGACGCCATAGCGCTGCTGACGCTCGAATCCTGGGCCGAAAGTACCAATGTCCTGCTGCTGACGGTCAGCGGCGATGCCGACTGGAAGGCCTATGCCGAGACATCGCCGCGTCTGGTCTGGACCTCAGACCTGGACGGTGCCCTGGACCTGTTCAACCAGGCAGGCCATCGGGTGGCGGAACGCGCCGTCGAACTGCTCGCGGCCGGGGACGCTCCCGAGTTAAGTCATGAGATTGAGCTCGAGATACAAGCCTGGCTGGACGACGCCGACTTCGAGGTCGAGGCGAGTTCCGACTTCTATTACGACGTCCAGCCCGAGAGCGCGGTCCTTCAGACCTGGGAGATCGTCCTTCCGCCCAAGGTGCTCGCGGTTCAAGGGGAGGACGTCACCTTCTCCCTGGAACTCGACTGCTTGATCGAATTCCGCGCCGAGTTCGATCTTTCGGTGCGCGACAGCTTCGATCGCGACTACGTCCGCCTCAATACGCAGGCCGCAGAAAAGCAAGCGCGGCACAGGCTGACCTTGGCAATCACCATCAACCGCAGCTTCGACGCTGGTTTGGAGGTAATCGCCGTCGAAGCCAACCGCAGGCGGCTGCGCGTCGATTTCGGCAATGTCGAGCTACAGTGGAGCTACGAAGAGTAA